The Brachyhypopomus gauderio isolate BG-103 chromosome 19, BGAUD_0.2, whole genome shotgun sequence DNA segment ACGCAGCAGGAACGGGGGAAAGCCCTGGGGGGGGGCGGCTGGCGGAAAGCAGGAGAGCGAACCTTCAGCTTGGAGATCATGCTGGCCTCGGCGTCGTCGCTGGCGCTGTTCTGGTGCACCAGACGCTTGGCCAGCATCTTCGCGTAGAACTTCTGGAACACGTCCTTGTCCTCGATGTACTTAAAGACCACCATCTTGCAAAGGAGGTGAAGGGAGAACTCAAAATGTTGCAAAATAACGGCAGCTGTGCTCGGAGCGCAAAGACAAGATGCTGTATACGTCGTACACATATACAAGAAGTGGCAGGATTAACATTCGGCACTCTGCCAAAGAACATGGTGTTTATGTTGGTGCTAAAACTCACCACTTGATTCAGTGTGTCTTCCAGCTCCGCCTCTTCTGGGTTCTTGGAGCTGGGTGGGACAAAGTGACAGACTCTCACCCCAAACTACACAGGACAAGCAGCCAAACTTGCATCTGCATATAACAGACATCTCAATGTtcactaaatattttttttttaatgaagacCAATTGTGGGattatgttcacacacacacacacgttcacacacctTTTCTTCAGCAGAGAATCGCAATATCTGGCCAACAGCTCAGGGGATTTGCTGGAGGACTGGACCATCTTGGTGACTGCATTGTTGTTGATAAAACGCCCACAGGCCTGTTGGGAAAACAGGGGTAATCCATCAACAAATCCATCAATAAATCACACAACCTAAACCAAACCGGCTACACAGACAAACCAACTTAAGAGATTCCCTAAAAGCTTTTTGGGTGATGCAGATTCAAAAACCAGTTAGCATCCAACGCCACAGATAGCCAATACTTGCACAACCTGTAAATCATAAATAACGTGTCCTGTCCCTGCAGCAGGACTTTAATAAGGCCGGATCAACATGCAGGGGCAGCCAAGCGAGACCCCTGGTGAGGAGCGCACCTTATCCAGCGCAGCGACGAAGCCAGCGTCGTTGTTGAACGCAGACATCACCAGAGCGTTGTATTTCTTATGGACATCCAAGATTGTCTGGACGTACATTTTGGGGTCCTGTGTAAAGGTTGATTGCACGCATTTATGTTAACAGATAAAACGGACAGAGGAAAACTATtataatgaaaataaataaagatcAGTGGTCAGCGTTTTTAGCTCGCGGGTGAGGGGGACGTACGTTGAGAGCCGCCTCCCCACACTTCTCGATAGCTGCCAGGCCCTGGTTGTAAATGTGCGTTTCCAGAAGCTTCTTGAGTTCTCCCAAACCGTCGGTGATCCGCGACACCAAGTTATACATGCGGCCGAGATCTGGGAGACGGAGAGGAAAGACTAGACTGAACAATGGAGAGTCTACGAAACAAGATCGTGCAGTCCTAGCGGGGTAACCTCACCGGGCAAAAACGAGAGCGCCCGAATACCTTCGTTCTTGTCGGCGTCCAGGAGGTTCTGGAACTCCGTGTGGAAGATCTCCAGGTGCTTCTCGATGAGGACCTGCTCACACTTCCTGGCCAGCTCGTCCTGCGTGCTCTCGTGGAGGTAGACCTGCACCCTCCTCTGTTCTTCCAGCAGACGGGCCTCCGCCTGTAAACGGAAATATCCGCTACTGCCGAGGGTCGCGCCGCAGGACAGGAAGCGTCGAGCGTGTGACCCTAAAACTCGGCCTGAACGGCGATTGTTCGTAAAAACCGATCCTTCGATTCCTGactggggggggtggtggtgcttAGACGTGTCCGTCCTGCCCCGTCGTCAACCTCACCTTTTTCATGTACTCGGTGACGGGGTTCTGCTGCAGGAACTCCGTGCTCTCCCTCGTGTAGAAGCGCTCCGTGTCGGCCAGGAACTGGCTTTCGAAGTGCTCCTtgtagacggagagggtggGGCCTTTGGCGAAGGCGTCGTCCTCGTTCAGGCCCAGCTCGACTGCACGGAGAAACGTGGGCAAGATCGGTCATCAACGGGGCGGCGGGGTCAACCGAGCCGAGGAAATTTCACGCGTTTCTTAACCCGATCCTCAGGAACCCCGTGGTCGTCTCACGATTGGACGGCGTCGGGGGTGACTGAGGACTGGGTTGGGAAACGCCGGTTTATGAACGGAAGGGAAAGGTGGGATAGCATTGGGGGACGTGCAGAATGGGTTGCGAGGTCAAGCGAGGTCGCACCGTAGGACTGAACCACTCCGCTGATCAGTCTGGTGTTGATGGTCTCCCCGTTCCGCTCCTTATCGATGAGCTTCAATACTGCGTTTGTAACCTGAGACAGGAGAACAACAGGCCTGTGAAATCAAGTGGGAATCCCGACTTGGGCCGTACGTACATCAACGCTGATccgaaaaacaaacaaattctTACTGCGTCACGGAGCACTGACCTGCTTGTTCAGAGGCCGAAACAGACAATCTCTCCACGTTACCAAGGCGAGCTGGAGAGAGGAAACAAGGTTTAGTGTTACACTCTACCAAACACatggtgtgtgggtttggggggtgtgtgtgtaagaggtgtGTGCGCACTCCTACCGAGTAGATCTCGTAGATTCCCTTGCGACCCTCGTCGCACTCTCGTCGGACCCAGTGGCGGTTGAGGTAGGCACAGATACCGTTCAGCACTTTGCTGGAGAAGCGGTAGTCCTCCCACTGCTGGGTGTAGAACTTCAGGACGCTCTCGTCCATCAGGTCCTCGCCGTCCTGAGGGGACAGAAGACAGACGGCAAGGAAAATATAGCCGCGCCTGTTTATCGGAAGGCCTAGACTGCTCATCTTTATCTAGAACAGAATCTCTTCTGGACACAACGTGAGCTTTAAGCCATCGTGTGCTACAGCAAGTTCAGATACAGAAACCACAGTTAACAGAGGTCATAATCACAAATCACTTCGAGCAACATTcagaattaaaaaacaaaaaacaacaacatggtTATTATGGGATGAATACCTTTAGTAAGTTTGTAAGGTAATTCTTCAGGAACTCCTTCAGTCTCTTGTAGAGCTCCAACCCCACAAACTGGGCTCCACCCGGAGTGGGAGTCTTCTTGGTGGGCTTGGGTGGAGGCACTCCCGGCCCACGCACCGGGATCGACTGGTGCACACTGGTGCAGTAATTATACACATGGCTGGAAACAGGACGTCAAGGCCTTAAAGCAGGTAGTAAACCAAGTTCAATACTAATAAGATGGGAGTCATTCACTATTATTGGATTGGGACTGTGTGGCATTTTTTTtgttgaacaaaacatttttcacCAACACAAATATTATTTCAAGAATTTTTTTTCTATGCACAATCAAAACTATACAGTACAACAAATAAGTCTACCATGCGCATAGAACACAAATTCTAAGATATCTGACCCATTTTTGATCAAACAACCCATCGTTACTGATCTCTAG contains these protein-coding regions:
- the cul1a gene encoding cullin-1a, which codes for MSSVRTPNPHGLKQIGLDQIWDDLRAGIQQVYTRQSMAKSRYMELYTHVYNYCTSVHQSIPVRGPGVPPPKPTKKTPTPGGAQFVGLELYKRLKEFLKNYLTNLLKDGEDLMDESVLKFYTQQWEDYRFSSKVLNGICAYLNRHWVRRECDEGRKGIYEIYSLALVTWRDCLFRPLNKQVTNAVLKLIDKERNGETINTRLISGVVQSYVELGLNEDDAFAKGPTLSVYKEHFESQFLADTERFYTRESTEFLQQNPVTEYMKKAEARLLEEQRRVQVYLHESTQDELARKCEQVLIEKHLEIFHTEFQNLLDADKNEDLGRMYNLVSRITDGLGELKKLLETHIYNQGLAAIEKCGEAALNDPKMYVQTILDVHKKYNALVMSAFNNDAGFVAALDKACGRFINNNAVTKMVQSSSKSPELLARYCDSLLKKSSKNPEEAELEDTLNQVMVVFKYIEDKDVFQKFYAKMLAKRLVHQNSASDDAEASMISKLKQACGFEYTSKLQRMFQDIGVSKDLNEQFKKHLTNSEPLDLDFSIQVLSSGSWPFQQSCTFALPSELERSYQRFTAFYASRHSGRKLTWLYHLSKGELVTNCFKNRYTLQASTFQMAILLQYNTEDAYTVQQLTDSTQIKIDILVQVLQILLKSKLLVLEDENANVDEVEFKPDTLIKLYLGYKNKKLRVNINVPMKTEQKQEQETTHKNIEEDRKLLIQAAIVRIMKMRKMLKHQQLLAEVLNQLSSRFKPRVPVIKKCIDILIEKEYLERVDGEKDTYSYLA